One part of the Gadus macrocephalus chromosome 8, ASM3116895v1 genome encodes these proteins:
- the rgs20 gene encoding regulator of G-protein signaling 20 isoform X1 produces the protein MPSVKVARRRWEIRPTPAVRGIGRTRALMWQRARGLAQACRRGEGYQATGGCGDPNHDSEQLEMVCVEPMGSERMEMRKRQMSVQQETAAGGGTGPAPQGQPGQANPRGSNACCFCWCCCCSCSWNEDREERNRKASHDVKEGTADSEESPTPTLDEVHTWGQSFDKLMGCPVGRAAFRLFLRTEFSEENMLFWMACEEFTKETNKTAIEEKARVIYEDYISILSPKEVSLDSRVREVINKNMLEPSIHTFDDAQLQIYTLMQRDSYPRYMNSPAYRNLLKTLSEQSPES, from the exons ATGCCGAGTGTTAAGGTGGCCCGACGACGGTGGGAGATCCGGCCCACGCCAGCCGTGCGAGGCATCGGCCGCACCAGGGCCCTGATGTGGCAGAGGGCCCGGGGTCTGGCCCAGGCCTGCCGCCGGGGGGAGGGCTACCAGGCCACGGGGGGCTGCGGCGACCCCAACCATGACAGCGAGCAGCTGGAGATGGTGTGCGTTGAG CCCATGGGTTCAGAGCGGATGGAGATGCGAAAGAGGCAGATGTCGGTGCAGCAGgagacggcggcgggggggggcaccGGGCCAGCCCCGCAGGGCCAGCCGGGCCAGGCCAACCCTCGGGGCTCCAATGCCTGTTGtttctgctggtgctgctgctgtagctgctcCTG GAACGAAGACCGAGAAGAAAGGAATCGGAAGGCTTCCCACGATGTCAAGGAAGGGACCGCAGACTCCGAAGAAAG TCCGACGCCGACACTGGACGAGGTGCACACGTGGGGGCAGTCCTTTGACAAGCTGATGGGCTGCCCTGTGGGGAGAGCCGCCTTCCGCCTGTTCCTCCGCACCGAGTTCAGCGAGGAGAACATGCTGTTCTGGATGGCGTGCGAGGAGTTCACCAAGGAGACCAATAAGACGGCCATCGAGGAGAAGGCCCGTGTCATCTACGAGGACTACATCTCCATTCTGTCACCCAAGGAG GTGAGCCTGGACTCCCGCGTGCGCGAGGTGATCAACAAGAACATGCTGGAGCCCTCCATCCACACGTTTGACGACGCTCAGCTGCAGATCTACACGCTAATGCAAAGAGACTCGTACCCGCGCTACATGAACTCCCCGGCCTACAGAAACCTGCTCAAAACCCTCTCAGAACAGTCCCCCGAATCTTAG
- the rgs20 gene encoding regulator of G-protein signaling 20 isoform X2, whose product MGSERMEMRKRQMSVQQETAAGGGTGPAPQGQPGQANPRGSNACCFCWCCCCSCSWNEDREERNRKASHDVKEGTADSEESPTPTLDEVHTWGQSFDKLMGCPVGRAAFRLFLRTEFSEENMLFWMACEEFTKETNKTAIEEKARVIYEDYISILSPKEVSLDSRVREVINKNMLEPSIHTFDDAQLQIYTLMQRDSYPRYMNSPAYRNLLKTLSEQSPES is encoded by the exons ATGGGTTCAGAGCGGATGGAGATGCGAAAGAGGCAGATGTCGGTGCAGCAGgagacggcggcgggggggggcaccGGGCCAGCCCCGCAGGGCCAGCCGGGCCAGGCCAACCCTCGGGGCTCCAATGCCTGTTGtttctgctggtgctgctgctgtagctgctcCTG GAACGAAGACCGAGAAGAAAGGAATCGGAAGGCTTCCCACGATGTCAAGGAAGGGACCGCAGACTCCGAAGAAAG TCCGACGCCGACACTGGACGAGGTGCACACGTGGGGGCAGTCCTTTGACAAGCTGATGGGCTGCCCTGTGGGGAGAGCCGCCTTCCGCCTGTTCCTCCGCACCGAGTTCAGCGAGGAGAACATGCTGTTCTGGATGGCGTGCGAGGAGTTCACCAAGGAGACCAATAAGACGGCCATCGAGGAGAAGGCCCGTGTCATCTACGAGGACTACATCTCCATTCTGTCACCCAAGGAG GTGAGCCTGGACTCCCGCGTGCGCGAGGTGATCAACAAGAACATGCTGGAGCCCTCCATCCACACGTTTGACGACGCTCAGCTGCAGATCTACACGCTAATGCAAAGAGACTCGTACCCGCGCTACATGAACTCCCCGGCCTACAGAAACCTGCTCAAAACCCTCTCAGAACAGTCCCCCGAATCTTAG
- the tcea1 gene encoding transcription elongation factor A protein 1 isoform X2, with product MGKKEEEEIIRIAKKMDKMAQKKSGSTRIGMSVNAIRKQSTDDEVTSLAKSLIKSWKKLLDEPGGGDKSSEDKRKEQNSPVMSPSQGSPEAKEESSSSNSSSKCDPVDMASNSLINTFPRAPGTSDSVRIKCRNLLTAALQTGEDHIAIGSDCDELGAQIEECIFQEFKNTDMKYKNRVRSRISNLKDVKNPNLRRTVLCGNVSPERMAGMSAEEMASDELREMRKNLTKEAVRDHQMSTTGGTQTDLFTCGKCKGKRCTYTQVQTRSADEPMTTFVFCNDCGSRWKFC from the exons ATGGGgaaaaaggaagaggaggaaattaTCCGGATTGCGAAGAAAATGGATAAAATGGCGCAGAAGAAGAGCGGG TCGACGAGAATCGGAATGTCTGTCAACGCCATCCGCAAGCAAAGCACAGACGACGAGGTGACCTCCCTCGCCAAGTCTCTAATCAAGTCCTGGAAGAAGCTCTTGG ACGAACCTGGAGGTGGAGACAAATCCTCAGAGGACAAACGGAAAGAACAAAACTCACCTGTTATGTCTCCATCACAGGGCAGCCCAGAggcaaaagaagaaag CTCCAGTAGTAACTCCAGCAGCAAGTGCGATCCGGTCGACATGGCGTCCAACTCACTCATCAACACCTTCCCTCGGGCCCCCGGTACCTCTGACTCAGTCAGGATCAAGTGCAGGAACTTGCTGACTGCTGCACTGCAGACGGGGG aGGACCATATTGCCATTGGCTCTGATTGTGATGAGCTTGGAGCACAGATTGAGGAAT GCATCTTCCAAGAGTTCAAGAACACGGACATGAAATACAAGAACCGCGTGCGGAGCCGGATCTCCAACCTGAAAGACGTGAAGAACCCCAACCTGAGGAGAACGGTGCTGTGTGGCAATGTGTCGCCCGAGCGCATGGCCGGCATGAGTGCAGAG GAAATGGCCAGCGACGAGCTGCGAGAGATGAGGAAGAACTTGACCAAAGAGGCGGTGCGGGACCACCAGATGTCCACCACTGGAGGCACTCAGACCGACCTGTTCACCTGTGGCAAGTGCAAGGGGAAGAGATGCACCTACACGCAG GTCCAGACCCGCAGCGCTGATGAGCCGATGACCACCTTCGTCTTTTGCAACGATTGCGGAAGCAGATGGAAG TTCTGCTGA
- the tcea1 gene encoding transcription elongation factor A protein 1 isoform X1, which produces MGKKEEEEIIRIAKKMDKMAQKKSGSGALDLLKELRSVPMTLELLQSTRIGMSVNAIRKQSTDDEVTSLAKSLIKSWKKLLDEPGGGDKSSEDKRKEQNSPVMSPSQGSPEAKEESSSSNSSSKCDPVDMASNSLINTFPRAPGTSDSVRIKCRNLLTAALQTGEDHIAIGSDCDELGAQIEECIFQEFKNTDMKYKNRVRSRISNLKDVKNPNLRRTVLCGNVSPERMAGMSAEEMASDELREMRKNLTKEAVRDHQMSTTGGTQTDLFTCGKCKGKRCTYTQVQTRSADEPMTTFVFCNDCGSRWKFC; this is translated from the exons ATGGGgaaaaaggaagaggaggaaattaTCCGGATTGCGAAGAAAATGGATAAAATGGCGCAGAAGAAGAGCGGG TCTGGAGCGCTGGACCTGCTCAAAGAGCTCCGCAGTGTCCCCATGACTCTGGAACTACTTCAG TCGACGAGAATCGGAATGTCTGTCAACGCCATCCGCAAGCAAAGCACAGACGACGAGGTGACCTCCCTCGCCAAGTCTCTAATCAAGTCCTGGAAGAAGCTCTTGG ACGAACCTGGAGGTGGAGACAAATCCTCAGAGGACAAACGGAAAGAACAAAACTCACCTGTTATGTCTCCATCACAGGGCAGCCCAGAggcaaaagaagaaag CTCCAGTAGTAACTCCAGCAGCAAGTGCGATCCGGTCGACATGGCGTCCAACTCACTCATCAACACCTTCCCTCGGGCCCCCGGTACCTCTGACTCAGTCAGGATCAAGTGCAGGAACTTGCTGACTGCTGCACTGCAGACGGGGG aGGACCATATTGCCATTGGCTCTGATTGTGATGAGCTTGGAGCACAGATTGAGGAAT GCATCTTCCAAGAGTTCAAGAACACGGACATGAAATACAAGAACCGCGTGCGGAGCCGGATCTCCAACCTGAAAGACGTGAAGAACCCCAACCTGAGGAGAACGGTGCTGTGTGGCAATGTGTCGCCCGAGCGCATGGCCGGCATGAGTGCAGAG GAAATGGCCAGCGACGAGCTGCGAGAGATGAGGAAGAACTTGACCAAAGAGGCGGTGCGGGACCACCAGATGTCCACCACTGGAGGCACTCAGACCGACCTGTTCACCTGTGGCAAGTGCAAGGGGAAGAGATGCACCTACACGCAG GTCCAGACCCGCAGCGCTGATGAGCCGATGACCACCTTCGTCTTTTGCAACGATTGCGGAAGCAGATGGAAG TTCTGCTGA